From Paenibacillus sp. V4I7, one genomic window encodes:
- a CDS encoding BMC domain-containing protein, whose translation MDGRLMSLGMIETYGLPALIAAADAAAKTADVKVTTYEKVDAGIVTIYILGDVAAVKAAVDAGAAEAKRVGKLLSTHVIPRPDPSVHAMIQEAWAKNQPKDSPKEERNKVITTPEVSAPNWSKMSVAQLRELAHNTPRFPITGRDIQLVSKAELVRLFTGMDAEGGDPVT comes from the coding sequence ATGGATGGAAGATTGATGTCTTTGGGCATGATCGAAACTTACGGTCTGCCTGCCTTGATTGCAGCCGCAGACGCTGCAGCCAAAACGGCAGATGTGAAGGTAACGACTTATGAAAAAGTGGATGCCGGCATCGTAACGATCTATATTCTAGGCGATGTTGCAGCGGTCAAAGCTGCCGTGGATGCAGGTGCTGCAGAAGCGAAGAGAGTGGGCAAGCTGTTATCCACACATGTTATACCGCGACCGGATCCTTCTGTACACGCGATGATTCAGGAGGCTTGGGCCAAAAACCAGCCGAAAGATTCACCGAAGGAGGAACGCAATAAGGTTATCACGACGCCGGAAGTGAGTGCGCCGAATTGGAGCAAGATGAGCGTAGCACAGCTTAGAGAACTTGCGCATAATACGCCCCGATTCCCCATAACCGGTCGGGATATCCAATTGGTTAGTAAAGCCGAATTGGTCAGGCTTTTCACGGGGATGGACGCTGAAGGGGGAGATCCCGTGACATGA
- the eutL gene encoding ethanolamine utilization microcompartment protein EutL — MKQQPIRAIPLAVRIIPNVDAGLALQLELKPGIRSLGLLTSSIDDVGYTAIDEATKHAVVEVVYARSFYAGSGHASGPLSGEFIGIIGGASPAEVRSGLDAAIQVMETGACFYALNDEGTHAYYAHVVSRTGSYLSNLADIQEGEPLAYLIAPPLEAVYALDAALKAADVRMCKFYGPPTETNFAGGLLTGSQSACTAAAEAFAEAVRSIAREPKKIG; from the coding sequence GTGAAACAACAACCAATTCGAGCCATTCCGCTCGCTGTTAGGATCATCCCTAATGTGGATGCCGGCTTGGCACTTCAGTTGGAATTGAAGCCGGGCATTCGCAGCCTCGGTCTGTTAACGTCCAGCATTGATGACGTGGGCTACACCGCTATCGATGAAGCAACGAAGCATGCAGTAGTCGAAGTGGTGTATGCTCGTTCATTTTATGCGGGATCAGGTCATGCTTCTGGACCGCTTTCAGGAGAATTTATTGGGATCATAGGCGGTGCATCGCCTGCCGAAGTGAGAAGCGGGTTAGATGCGGCTATCCAAGTGATGGAGACTGGAGCTTGTTTTTACGCCCTCAACGACGAGGGAACGCATGCTTACTATGCTCATGTTGTCTCCAGAACTGGTTCTTATCTGTCCAACTTAGCAGACATTCAAGAAGGAGAGCCTCTTGCTTATTTGATTGCTCCGCCACTCGAAGCCGTGTACGCACTCGATGCCGCACTGAAGGCGGCCGATGTGCGTATGTGCAAGTTTTATGGCCCTCCGACGGAGACGAACTTTGCGGGAGGATTACTAACAGGCAGTCAATCTGCTTGTACGGCAGCAGCAGAAGCGTTCGCAGAGGCTGTTCGAAGCATTGCTCGAGAGCCTAAGAAAATAGGGTAA
- a CDS encoding glycosyltransferase family 2 protein produces MRKTMKGLLVSIIVPVYNESANIMEFYFRVTRIMNQTGYDYEMVFINDGSKDDTLDKLHGFREKDRRIKIIDLSRNFGKEIALTAGLDNCRGDAVIPIDADLQDPPEVIPELLAKWEEGYEVVYATRSKRDGETSMKKLTAHLFYRFIRRLTPISIPQDTGDFRLMSRKVVNALKELREQHRFMKGLFSWVGFNQTSISYRREPRFAGKTKFNYWKLWNFAVEGITSFTFLPLQAATYLGFAISLFAILFACYLFITTLLHGNAVPGYPSLMVAVLFLGGVQLTTLGIIGEYLGRIYNESKRRPLYFTQSIIGLDDNKELPRLEGVK; encoded by the coding sequence ATGAGAAAAACGATGAAGGGACTTCTTGTTTCGATCATTGTACCTGTTTATAACGAAAGCGCCAACATCATGGAATTTTACTTTAGAGTCACGCGCATTATGAATCAGACCGGTTATGATTATGAAATGGTTTTTATTAATGACGGAAGCAAGGATGATACGCTGGACAAGCTTCATGGATTTCGTGAGAAGGATCGCCGTATCAAAATTATTGATCTATCCCGCAACTTCGGGAAGGAAATCGCTTTAACGGCAGGCCTCGACAATTGCCGTGGCGATGCTGTGATTCCCATTGATGCGGATTTGCAGGACCCTCCAGAGGTTATTCCAGAACTATTGGCCAAGTGGGAAGAAGGTTATGAAGTGGTCTATGCCACCCGCTCCAAGCGGGATGGCGAAACTTCAATGAAGAAGCTCACAGCGCATCTGTTTTACAGGTTCATCCGAAGGCTGACACCCATCTCTATTCCCCAGGATACGGGTGATTTTCGGTTAATGTCCAGAAAGGTCGTCAACGCCTTGAAAGAACTTCGTGAGCAGCACCGTTTCATGAAGGGCCTCTTCAGTTGGGTAGGCTTCAATCAGACAAGCATCTCTTATCGCAGAGAGCCCCGATTTGCCGGTAAGACCAAGTTCAACTATTGGAAGTTGTGGAATTTTGCCGTTGAAGGCATCACATCCTTCACTTTCCTACCTTTGCAAGCGGCGACTTATTTGGGCTTTGCCATCTCCTTGTTCGCTATTCTTTTTGCCTGCTATTTATTCATAACTACCCTACTCCACGGCAACGCAGTGCCCGGATATCCCTCCTTAATGGTGGCGGTCCTCTTTCTTGGAGGGGTTCAGCTTACGACACTGGGAATCATCGGAGAGTATCTGGGGCGAATCTACAACGAATCGAAACGGCGTCCTTTGTATTTCACTCAAAGCATAATAGGCTTGGATGATAATAAAGAACTGCCTCGGCTGGAGGGAGTTAAATAA
- a CDS encoding bifunctional 2-polyprenyl-6-hydroxyphenol methylase/3-demethylubiquinol 3-O-methyltransferase UbiG has translation MEQTIYWKMDRMEQEHWWFVSRRSIIETVLQSQLRSIGPHSKILDAGCGTGGNLAMLSRLGCEVIGLEMEHDAAEIARSKSGKSVYIGSLPDQVPLADESFDLIVLLDVLEHIEDDIGALNALTGKLKPGGSLLITVPAFSFLWSNHDESHHHKRRYRLHELVGKMQHCNLQPKHASYFNTWLFPVIALVRILHKKLGFMQKSDDLSMPSFFINKLLTYVMSSERHVLKHGKLPFGVSIMAIGQKV, from the coding sequence ATGGAACAAACAATTTACTGGAAAATGGATCGTATGGAGCAAGAGCACTGGTGGTTTGTCAGCCGGCGCAGCATTATCGAGACCGTTTTACAATCGCAATTACGGTCCATCGGACCTCACTCCAAAATCCTGGATGCAGGCTGTGGAACCGGCGGAAACTTGGCTATGTTGTCTCGATTAGGCTGCGAGGTCATTGGCCTCGAAATGGAACATGATGCAGCTGAAATTGCAAGATCCAAAAGCGGGAAATCCGTCTATATCGGCAGCTTGCCGGATCAGGTTCCATTAGCTGATGAATCCTTCGATCTGATTGTTCTCTTGGATGTGCTCGAGCATATTGAAGATGATATAGGGGCGCTTAACGCATTGACTGGAAAATTAAAACCGGGGGGGAGTCTGCTCATCACAGTCCCTGCCTTCTCTTTCTTATGGAGCAATCACGATGAGTCTCATCATCATAAGAGAAGATATCGATTACACGAACTGGTTGGGAAAATGCAGCATTGCAACCTTCAACCGAAGCATGCAAGCTATTTCAATACCTGGCTCTTTCCGGTGATTGCACTTGTGAGAATCCTACATAAGAAATTGGGTTTTATGCAAAAATCGGATGACCTATCTATGCCTTCGTTTTTCATTAATAAGCTGCTTACATATGTTATGTCCAGTGAGAGACATGTTTTGAAACACGGTAAATTGCCATTTGGAGTCTCCATCATGGCGATTGGCCAAAAAGTATAG
- a CDS encoding type II secretion system F family protein, which produces MMMYVTFFLTILLLIQFLFSLKKEKSAKVKRRLSMITDKEAAAARALEDEEKKELNVIQRAMRSIWLRMKRRFERKSGMRDTGIELKLLQAGNPFGMGTFEYRLMQIMMMIAMPIIGVIYSLLIKPDISGMLLGGLFGFLIGTVLPSYYLSAKTRQRSKKGLRELPDILDLLTVSLEAGLGFDSALHKLVLKSEGVVSGEFHRCLEEIRLGKTRREALLGVRDRLVIEEVRVLISSILQAEKLGIGMVQVLRVQSQEVREQRKQRAEEAAMKAPIKMLFPLILFIFPSLFIVLLGPAVIQFMTTFK; this is translated from the coding sequence ATGATGATGTATGTGACCTTTTTCTTAACGATCTTACTATTGATCCAGTTCTTGTTCTCATTAAAAAAGGAAAAAAGCGCAAAAGTTAAGCGTCGTTTATCCATGATTACCGATAAGGAAGCAGCGGCGGCTCGCGCCCTCGAAGATGAGGAGAAGAAAGAGCTGAACGTGATACAACGCGCTATGCGGAGCATATGGCTGCGGATGAAACGCAGATTCGAGCGCAAGAGCGGGATGCGGGATACCGGGATTGAGCTGAAGCTGCTGCAGGCGGGTAATCCTTTTGGCATGGGGACATTCGAGTATCGACTCATGCAGATTATGATGATGATTGCCATGCCCATCATTGGTGTAATCTATAGTTTATTAATTAAACCGGATATTAGCGGTATGCTGCTGGGCGGATTGTTCGGATTTCTGATAGGTACAGTCCTGCCATCGTATTATTTGAGTGCCAAGACGAGACAGCGCAGCAAGAAAGGTCTCCGTGAACTCCCTGATATATTGGATTTGCTTACGGTCAGCTTGGAGGCCGGGTTAGGTTTTGACTCTGCACTCCACAAGCTTGTATTGAAATCGGAAGGTGTCGTTTCGGGGGAGTTCCATCGCTGTTTGGAAGAGATACGACTTGGCAAGACACGGCGTGAAGCGCTGCTCGGAGTTCGTGACCGGCTGGTCATTGAAGAAGTACGCGTGTTGATCAGCTCCATTCTTCAGGCGGAGAAACTCGGGATCGGTATGGTACAAGTGCTTCGCGTCCAGTCACAGGAAGTGCGAGAACAGCGTAAACAACGCGCGGAGGAAGCGGCGATGAAGGCTCCAATTAAGATGCTGTTTCCTCTGATATTGTTTATTTTCCCGAGTTTGTTTATCGTTCTGCTTGGACCGGCGGTCATTCAGTTTATGACGACTTTTAAGTGA
- a CDS encoding type II secretion system F family protein: MLTVMVLLTALLLFSAIFQSLFHSDRRLNRRMKKILELGDKQKLGKRKFNLLIQMQVYRRQVKEKMLTKKKSEKLEQIISRSGVAIAPEEYLMFQWIAALLLFALLLLITSNLGFGLIGFVMGYLSPRLWIKKKTRERIKKFNDGLEDMIMTVIGSLRAGFSFAQALKTVVDESEAPIKDEIEILLKEMQYGTSMEESLEHLKVRMPSEDLDLLVQAVLIQRQVGGNLAVVLDTIVRTIRDRNKIHRQIKTLTAQGRMSGWVIGLLPFGLSVILYLIQPSYIGTLFTHPIGLMLIGGAGVSMLIGLFLIRKMTTIEV; encoded by the coding sequence ATGCTGACAGTGATGGTGCTGTTGACCGCACTGCTCTTATTTTCAGCGATCTTTCAAAGCTTGTTTCATTCAGACCGACGGTTGAACCGCAGAATGAAGAAGATTCTCGAACTTGGAGACAAGCAGAAGCTTGGGAAACGGAAGTTTAATCTTCTTATTCAGATGCAGGTTTACCGCCGTCAAGTGAAAGAGAAGATGTTAACCAAGAAAAAAAGTGAAAAGCTAGAGCAGATCATATCGCGCTCTGGAGTAGCCATCGCACCTGAAGAGTATTTGATGTTCCAATGGATTGCTGCTTTGCTGTTGTTTGCCCTGCTGCTGCTGATAACGAGTAATCTTGGTTTCGGCCTTATAGGCTTTGTAATGGGTTATTTATCTCCAAGACTCTGGATCAAGAAGAAAACGCGGGAGCGAATCAAGAAATTTAATGATGGGCTAGAAGATATGATTATGACAGTTATCGGCTCTCTTCGTGCGGGATTCAGCTTTGCGCAGGCGTTGAAGACAGTCGTTGATGAATCGGAAGCGCCGATCAAAGATGAGATAGAAATTCTGCTGAAGGAAATGCAGTACGGCACAAGTATGGAGGAATCGCTTGAGCATTTAAAAGTAAGGATGCCGAGTGAAGATTTGGACTTGTTGGTTCAAGCTGTGCTGATTCAGCGGCAGGTGGGTGGGAATTTAGCCGTGGTCCTTGATACAATTGTACGTACGATTCGTGACCGCAATAAAATTCATCGTCAAATCAAGACCTTAACGGCACAGGGGAGAATGTCAGGTTGGGTAATCGGGCTGCTGCCATTCGGGCTTTCCGTCATTTTATATCTCATCCAGCCCAGTTACATTGGAACGCTGTTCACGCATCCGATTGGGCTTATGCTTATAGGCGGAGCTGGCGTATCGATGCTCATCGGGCTTTTCCTAATTCGTAAAATGACGACCATCGAGGTGTAG
- a CDS encoding CpaF family protein, producing MSLLEKLQAKSGYQQLEAAQAESQDAPVAAEKLEKKDLMATFRRIRGTEQPQKEQREQMSKQHELKNRLYKQIFSELKDDNVEEIIPKLDAMAVEIMKEDDSFRGKVDRKKVIDELSNDLTGFGPINPLLLDPDVSEIMVNGPNQVYVERKGKVELSYVQFRDDEHVMNIIDKIVAPIGRRIDESSPMVDARLPDGSRVNAIIPPLALNGPTVTIRKFSKDPFTIENLINFGTVTREMATFLDACVKAKLNIFVSGGTGSGKTTTLNVLSSFIPSDERIITIEDAAELQLWQEHVISLESRPANIEGKGAITIRDLVKNSLRMRPERIIIGEVRSGEALDMLQAMNTGHDGSLATGHSNSPRDMISRLETMVLMAGIDLPIKAIREQIAGAIDLIIQQSRLKDGSRKITHITEVQGMEGDVIVLQDIFAFEQYGLDEDGKVIGKLSPTGVRPKFYERLESSGIQIPSSVFFEAGWPN from the coding sequence ATGAGTTTACTTGAGAAACTGCAGGCGAAATCGGGGTATCAGCAGCTTGAAGCTGCGCAAGCGGAATCTCAGGACGCACCAGTCGCAGCGGAGAAATTGGAGAAGAAGGATTTAATGGCCACGTTCCGCCGCATCCGTGGTACGGAGCAGCCGCAGAAGGAACAGCGCGAGCAGATGAGCAAGCAGCATGAATTGAAGAATCGGCTGTACAAACAGATTTTCAGTGAGCTAAAGGATGACAATGTCGAGGAAATTATTCCGAAGCTCGATGCCATGGCCGTCGAGATCATGAAAGAAGACGACTCCTTCCGGGGGAAGGTGGATCGCAAGAAAGTCATTGATGAGCTTTCCAACGATTTGACCGGGTTTGGACCGATAAATCCGCTGCTCTTAGACCCTGATGTTTCTGAGATCATGGTGAATGGCCCGAATCAAGTGTATGTGGAGCGTAAGGGAAAGGTTGAATTGTCTTACGTACAATTCCGTGATGACGAACATGTCATGAACATAATCGACAAAATCGTCGCGCCGATTGGACGGCGAATAGACGAAAGCTCTCCGATGGTGGATGCGCGCTTGCCTGATGGCTCCCGTGTGAACGCCATTATTCCTCCGCTCGCGCTTAATGGACCGACTGTTACCATTCGTAAATTTTCCAAGGATCCATTTACCATAGAGAACTTAATCAACTTCGGCACGGTTACGCGGGAGATGGCCACTTTCCTTGATGCGTGTGTAAAGGCGAAACTCAATATTTTTGTCAGCGGCGGTACGGGATCAGGTAAAACAACGACACTCAACGTGCTCTCATCCTTCATTCCGAGTGATGAGCGCATCATTACCATTGAAGATGCAGCCGAGCTGCAGCTGTGGCAGGAACACGTTATTTCGCTCGAATCGAGACCTGCGAATATCGAAGGCAAAGGTGCCATTACGATCCGCGATCTAGTAAAGAACTCGTTGCGGATGCGCCCAGAGCGAATTATTATTGGGGAGGTACGGAGCGGCGAGGCGCTGGACATGCTGCAGGCAATGAATACGGGTCACGATGGATCGCTGGCAACAGGTCACTCAAATAGCCCGCGCGATATGATCTCTCGTCTGGAAACGATGGTGCTTATGGCCGGGATTGATTTACCGATAAAGGCGATCCGGGAACAGATTGCGGGCGCAATTGACCTAATTATTCAACAGTCCCGACTGAAAGACGGTTCACGCAAAATTACGCACATCACCGAAGTACAGGGCATGGAAGGCGATGTCATCGTGCTGCAGGATATTTTTGCATTCGAGCAGTATGGTTTGGATGAGGATGGCAAAGTGATTGGCAAGCTAAGTCCGACAGGGGTACGCCCGAAGTTTTATGAGCGACTTGAATCATCAGGTATTCAAATTCCTTCCTCGGTGTTCTTTGAAGCGGGGTGGCCAAATTGA
- a CDS encoding AAA family ATPase, which translates to MSDEEQTVVEQVRSKRGEMIAICSAKGGIGRTALAVNLAVALSKNYSKSNNIQICILDADFQFGDVCLAMDLHPTFTIKDVMDSIDTMDKHTLASYLIKHNSGVKVLASPDRPEYADLVTPDNLDKVCDLLLSQYDYVIVDTLSGFSGKTLQVIERADSVLMVTTLEMTAIKSTKLMMETLILLGLRDKMKLVVNRSTMESVIKVSDVPELLNEEMPFYVPNEFELVCQSMNDGIPVVLKNSKSDVAKSVYKIAEQLIQRREISVFKPKEPSFIRGILHRAIGSTSIF; encoded by the coding sequence ATGTCCGATGAAGAACAAACTGTTGTAGAGCAAGTACGGAGTAAGCGGGGAGAAATGATTGCCATCTGCAGCGCGAAGGGCGGCATAGGAAGGACAGCGCTGGCTGTTAATCTTGCTGTCGCCTTATCCAAGAACTACTCGAAGAGCAACAACATTCAAATCTGCATCCTAGATGCGGATTTTCAATTCGGTGATGTATGTTTAGCCATGGATCTCCATCCTACGTTCACCATTAAAGATGTAATGGACAGTATCGATACCATGGATAAGCACACGTTGGCGAGCTACCTGATTAAGCATAACAGTGGGGTGAAGGTGCTGGCCTCGCCGGATCGTCCCGAATATGCAGACCTTGTAACTCCAGACAATCTGGACAAGGTGTGTGATTTACTGCTTTCACAATATGATTATGTCATTGTAGATACACTTTCCGGGTTTTCAGGAAAAACATTGCAAGTAATCGAGAGAGCGGACTCCGTATTAATGGTTACAACCCTTGAGATGACAGCAATAAAAAGCACCAAGCTGATGATGGAAACTCTTATACTGCTTGGACTGCGGGATAAAATGAAGCTTGTCGTGAATCGGTCCACCATGGAGAGTGTGATTAAAGTCTCCGACGTACCGGAGTTGCTGAATGAGGAAATGCCTTTCTACGTGCCCAATGAGTTCGAACTGGTATGTCAGTCGATGAATGACGGCATACCGGTTGTCTTGAAGAATAGTAAATCGGACGTTGCAAAATCGGTGTACAAGATTGCAGAGCAGCTCATCCAGCGACGTGAAATCAGCGTATTTAAGCCAAAAGAGCCTTCGTTCATTCGAGGAATCCTGCATCGAGCGATAGGGAGCACATCCATTTTTTAA
- the cpaB gene encoding Flp pilus assembly protein CpaB encodes MRSKIIFIAALIMGLVTTFLFFNYMKQYNQTTTVSENMVEVVVAKQQIQRNQQIQSGMLEVKMVPSLGLHPQSMKSIKEAEGKFADASIETGEILLSHRVKASKDEAAIVAKKVQNGYRAVSVGVNIVQSVSNLIEPDDYVDVLVTIPPKEGMDKQLEASTVLLSNVHVLAVGRRMVETDKEHPYAEYATVTVEVKPEDVPRLVNAADRFKIGLALYSRVVPAAEKK; translated from the coding sequence ATGAGATCAAAAATCATTTTTATTGCGGCACTCATAATGGGACTAGTAACAACCTTTCTTTTCTTTAACTATATGAAGCAGTACAACCAAACGACGACAGTAAGCGAGAACATGGTCGAAGTTGTTGTCGCTAAGCAGCAGATTCAGAGAAATCAACAAATCCAATCCGGTATGCTTGAAGTGAAGATGGTTCCCTCCCTGGGTCTACATCCTCAGTCGATGAAGTCAATAAAAGAAGCAGAAGGCAAATTCGCAGACGCTTCCATTGAGACAGGAGAAATTCTTCTCAGTCATCGTGTTAAAGCAAGTAAAGATGAAGCCGCTATCGTAGCGAAGAAAGTACAGAACGGATATCGTGCTGTTTCGGTAGGCGTTAATATTGTGCAATCGGTCTCGAATTTGATCGAGCCGGATGATTATGTGGATGTTCTAGTTACGATTCCTCCGAAGGAAGGAATGGATAAGCAGCTTGAGGCATCCACGGTACTGCTCAGTAATGTACATGTCCTTGCAGTCGGCAGACGGATGGTCGAAACAGACAAGGAACACCCCTATGCGGAATATGCCACTGTAACCGTAGAAGTAAAGCCGGAAGATGTACCGAGACTTGTTAACGCAGCTGATCGTTTTAAAATTGGCTTAGCTTTATATTCAAGAGTCGTTCCTGCAGCTGAGAAGAAATAA
- a CDS encoding pilus assembly protein TadG-related protein, which translates to MKLSLIIEKLKRLMVRQDGNVAVLAAFVLTALLGMTAVVIEGGKVYVVKMHLQKMANTAVLSGAQELTTTENNVRDVANQILSIHGETASLIDLSVTMKDRTTAVLKKVVDVPLAKVIGFDKVSISVKATAKIEAMGAATGAAPIGIDESVQLHYGQTYRLKVDEAEATTGNFGIITLGTKGGSDTYEINLTNGYKGMVSVGDVIDTETGNKAGGTRDAVQARINRSPYTPGDMSHLDDPRILLVPVYKPHNYTGGQIKKIEITGFAYFYLSEPMDYNTKEVIGVFIQRPGIGFVKPGAVDRGAYVIKLTE; encoded by the coding sequence ATGAAACTTAGTTTGATTATTGAAAAGCTAAAGCGCCTCATGGTGCGACAGGATGGAAATGTCGCCGTACTGGCGGCATTCGTATTGACTGCATTATTGGGTATGACGGCGGTCGTAATAGAAGGAGGTAAGGTATATGTCGTCAAAATGCACCTCCAGAAGATGGCGAATACGGCCGTTCTGTCAGGTGCACAAGAACTGACCACGACGGAGAATAATGTTCGCGATGTTGCGAATCAAATTCTAAGCATCCATGGAGAAACGGCAAGTTTAATCGATTTATCTGTCACCATGAAAGACAGGACAACCGCCGTTCTGAAGAAAGTTGTGGATGTGCCTCTGGCCAAAGTGATTGGATTTGATAAGGTGTCAATCAGCGTGAAAGCAACGGCGAAGATTGAGGCCATGGGGGCTGCTACTGGAGCGGCGCCGATTGGCATCGATGAATCCGTACAGCTGCATTATGGTCAAACCTATCGCCTTAAAGTTGACGAAGCGGAGGCCACGACCGGTAACTTCGGTATCATTACACTGGGAACTAAAGGCGGCTCCGATACCTACGAGATAAATCTGACTAATGGTTATAAAGGAATGGTCTCAGTCGGTGATGTGATCGATACGGAAACAGGGAATAAAGCCGGAGGGACACGTGATGCTGTACAGGCAAGAATAAATAGGAGCCCTTACACACCTGGTGATATGAGTCACCTCGATGACCCGCGTATTCTGCTTGTCCCGGTGTATAAGCCACATAACTATACGGGTGGACAAATCAAAAAGATTGAAATTACCGGATTCGCCTACTTCTATCTAAGCGAACCCATGGATTATAACACGAAAGAAGTCATAGGCGTATTTATCCAAAGACCCGGCATAGGATTTGTTAAACCAGGGGCAGTAGACCGCGGTGCATATGTTATTAAACTAACTGAGTAG
- a CDS encoding TadE family protein gives MIKDEGGQSLTEFAVILPIFLLLVCGIFDFGRLMYAYMNMNNVAQETVRLGGFDRTDLEIETFAKKYVHLGDSNLLRVDISPKEPNRHSGDYVTVTLEYPYTYMTPIISKLLPAPTVKAASTIRVE, from the coding sequence ATGATCAAAGATGAGGGAGGGCAGTCGCTGACGGAGTTTGCCGTTATTCTTCCTATTTTTTTATTGCTGGTATGCGGTATCTTCGATTTCGGCCGATTGATGTATGCCTATATGAACATGAACAACGTTGCACAAGAAACGGTGAGGTTAGGCGGATTTGATAGGACAGATTTAGAAATCGAAACGTTCGCTAAAAAGTATGTGCATCTTGGCGATTCAAACTTACTTAGAGTTGACATCTCGCCAAAAGAGCCCAATCGCCATTCCGGCGACTATGTTACCGTTACCTTGGAATACCCATACACGTATATGACACCCATTATTTCTAAGCTGCTTCCGGCTCCGACCGTTAAAGCCGCTTCAACGATAAGAGTGGAATAG
- a CDS encoding prepilin peptidase — MVVVDSLLIIILAICVFTDLKSRKIYNAVTLPGTVIGFMLLSASDGFPGFVDGVLGFVVGFGILLIPYLLGGMGAGDVKLLGLVGAFKGVTFVLLASVYMALIGGVIALALLLLRKGVIERLKQVIFSVVLLRYGMKISSAMKDDAFTAAFPYGVAIAGGAVLSLWLRGWGIL, encoded by the coding sequence ATGGTTGTAGTTGACAGTTTGCTCATTATCATTCTCGCCATCTGCGTATTCACCGATCTGAAGTCACGCAAGATTTACAATGCAGTCACTTTACCAGGCACTGTAATCGGTTTCATGCTGCTAAGCGCATCTGACGGCTTTCCTGGTTTTGTGGATGGTGTACTAGGCTTTGTTGTGGGGTTCGGTATCCTTTTGATTCCATATCTGTTAGGAGGAATGGGTGCCGGCGACGTGAAGCTGCTCGGGCTTGTCGGCGCATTCAAAGGCGTAACATTCGTGCTGCTTGCTTCCGTCTACATGGCATTAATCGGCGGTGTGATCGCACTTGCACTCCTCCTATTACGTAAGGGTGTTATCGAGAGACTCAAGCAAGTTATTTTCTCGGTAGTGCTGCTAAGATATGGGATGAAAATATCTTCTGCTATGAAAGATGACGCCTTTACGGCAGCATTTCCGTATGGTGTTGCGATTGCAGGAGGTGCGGTATTAAGTCTTTGGCTTAGAGGGTGGGGGATTTTATGA
- a CDS encoding Flp family type IVb pilin: MSKIKNLLVEEQGQGMTEYGLVLGVIAVGVVGVLFALKGNILTLFNRVNQDVANATNGTP; this comes from the coding sequence GTGAGCAAAATCAAAAATCTTTTGGTTGAAGAACAGGGTCAAGGGATGACAGAGTATGGTCTGGTTCTTGGGGTTATCGCGGTTGGTGTAGTTGGTGTTTTGTTTGCACTGAAGGGTAATATTCTCACACTCTTCAACAGAGTCAACCAAGATGTAGCAAATGCGACTAATGGTACTCCATAA
- a CDS encoding Flp family type IVb pilin: protein MMTAKLVDLYTNEQGQGMTEYGLVLGVIAVGVVSILFGIKLEVYSLYDKSVRVIEQSARTVGLLD from the coding sequence ATGATGACAGCTAAATTAGTAGACTTGTATACAAATGAGCAAGGCCAAGGTATGACAGAGTACGGCTTGGTACTTGGCGTTATTGCGGTGGGTGTAGTTAGTATCTTATTTGGTATAAAGTTGGAGGTTTACAGCCTCTACGATAAAAGTGTTCGCGTCATCGAGCAATCAGCCAGAACAGTAGGACTTCTCGATTAA
- a CDS encoding Flp family type IVb pilin, whose product MKNKIKGLLTEEQGQGMTEYGLVLGVIAVGVVGILFALKGNILTLFNRVNNDVSNAATRT is encoded by the coding sequence ATGAAAAACAAAATCAAAGGTCTTTTAACAGAAGAGCAAGGACAAGGGATGACAGAGTACGGATTGGTTCTGGGTGTAATTGCGGTGGGTGTAGTTGGCATTCTGTTTGCATTAAAAGGGAATATTCTTACACTCTTCAACAGAGTGAACAATGATGTCTCGAATGCAGCTACTCGCACTTAA